CTGGTACAACGTTGTCATGCCTAACTTGCAAAGCTGGATATGTTTTCCCATGTGTGGAGCTTTGAAAATTTCCCTTATTTTGTATCTCTCAATTATTATTTTCAGGCTTGAGACTACTAGGCATGTCTCTGTGATCAGTATAACCTTGTCAAAGAAAGAATTGGACACATCAGCTGTTGGGTTAGTACAAGACCTCCTTATAATtgtataatctgaaaattgatgatTAAAGTTAGAGAACATTATATTTTCTGATTCATGACTTTAAGTTATAGCACCACAGACAAGTTATTGCATGTATCTTCTTCCTCTGTATTGGAGCTTTATTTTGGAATCAAATAGTTGTGATTTTTCTTGTCTCTTGTTGGTTTTCCTCCGTACCATGTGGCCttgaattttgatttatataGACATTTCTTAGATTCGGTTTCTGAACTTGGCATGTGTTTAGATTTTGTTTTTTCAAACCTTTATACCGAACAAGTGAGTGGAGTGAAATGATAAGAATCGTCTTACTTAAATTTGGGAAATTTTTGTCTTAGTATTTGAATGTTATAATTTACCTTTTAGTCATGTTTATTTTGTCATGTTAGGGCCTgtgttcattttttttttgtattaatttttttGTCATTCTGGTAAGCTATAAATGACAAAATCTGAGGCAAGAAACTTCAGTTGATAATACTGGTGCCACTCTTTTAGAATAACTTGGTCATCGGTAGTAATCTACTGGCCTTTGTCGAGGTTACCAAAGCCAAAATGGTCCATTTTCAAGATTGGATTTTCTTTCCAAAACCTTTGGTTCGTTGTGCATTTCTTTTTCACTTACCCTGCATCATTGCTCATTAAGACATTTGAACCTGATGGTCTATACATTTTGTGCATGTTGACTCATCATCAACCTTGTTATCAGTAGTTTGTTACCAATTATGCTCCCATTACCTTTGCTTCACTGGAGATATTCATTTAAGCAACAGGTAGAAATCAGAATGTGCATTCATGAATCAGTAGTGGAATAATTCTCtatgttttttcttttccttcttaaggTTTCCTTACTGACTGTACttggttttagaatcatattgacTCGACATCCTTCTTTAGGTATCAACCCCCCTTGCCCAAAGATCAGGTGAAACCCTTGGCTGAATTTGACTACGAAGAAGGTAAATTATAAGCAGCAAAAGATCAAATGCATTTAAGTGCTTTGATGAAATGTTTTTCTGACATCTTATTTGCAAATATAGAGGGCTCACCTACTGGTCGAGGTAGAGGCCGTGGTCGCCGTGGTGGCCGTGGCAGGGGAAGGGCTCGAGGTAAGCATCTTATCTCTTTTCAATCTTTTGTATATGGAATGCATATATTTTTGGGTAGGTTCATTCTGGACGATGCAACTATTAAGGGTTTGGTTGTGTTGTACATTTAGGAAATGGTACAACAGACTATGGTGATGGAGACTGGGATAGCAGGGCTCATGGGTATGGCAGAGGTGGCTATTCCCGTGGCAGAGGTCGGGGTTTTCGTGGGCGTGGCAGGGGTGGCTATGGTGACCAGCCTGACTATCAGCAGGAAGCCAGTGGCTATGATGACGAGTCTCCTATACCTGCCCGTGGTAGAGGTTAGTTTCCATGAGATTATAAGCATTTAGTTAACGGCCAATTCTTGTGAAGACTACCTTAATGAATATAAACCCAGTTTTAGACCTTTTTTTGTATTTAGCTGTCTTTGATTGTTAAAGCAAGTCCATATCCTATGAACTTAAATTGTTGCAGGTCGTGGTCGTGCGAGAGGCCAAACTCGAGGAAGGGGCCGTAATTCTAGACCAAACGATCTGGTCCAAGCTGATGCTTCCGGTGCGTAAATTAGATCGATCTCATCAGCAAGAGTTCTGCTTTGTGATTTGATGGATGCCTGCTCTCAAGAGTTTATCGTTCGTGGTGATGGATCATCAATCAATGTATCTCAATGATTCTAAAAATTTTTAGGCAGCTATTTGTTTCTTCCATATAAGAAAACTAACTGTAGGACCTAATTAATAGAGCAGtacattcttttatttatttaagagtGTGGTAATTATTTAACCAtgatttcctctctctctctctctctctctctctctctctctctctctcgagttaGCATCGATATAATTCTATCGTGTGTGATCTTATTTTTTCTTCATCACAGTGACAATTTCCGAAAGTTGAGTGTTGGCAGCTATGTGCAATGGATATGCTCAAATAGAATTATCTTGGAAATGCTGTTTCTTTTGGTATATGAAATAGATATTTTGTGTCAGGTTTTACTACTTTATGGTGAATGAAGCATTGAAAGA
The window above is part of the Musa acuminata AAA Group cultivar baxijiao chromosome BXJ1-1, Cavendish_Baxijiao_AAA, whole genome shotgun sequence genome. Proteins encoded here:
- the LOC135597061 gene encoding uncharacterized protein LOC135597061 codes for the protein MDRYQRVEKPREETPINENEIRITTQGRMRNYITYATSLFQEKGSNEIVLKAMGRAINKTVMIVELIKRRIVGLHQNTAIGSTDITDTWEPLEEGLLPLETTRHVSVISITLSKKELDTSAVGYQPPLPKDQVKPLAEFDYEEEGSPTGRGRGRGRRGGRGRGRARGNGTTDYGDGDWDSRAHGYGRGGYSRGRGRGFRGRGRGGYGDQPDYQQEASGYDDESPIPARGRGRGRARGQTRGRGRNSRPNDLVQADASGA